CGGAGGTTGTAGAAGATACCTGCAGGTCGGGGTTCAAATCCCCGTGACCCCATCTCTCTATCCATCAACTGGGATTTGCGGAGCAGGGAAAAAGGATTTTAAAATTTTCCCGAGTATCCCCATATGTGAACCGCAAGGGAAAACGTACCACAGGAAAGACCAAACTCAAACGTGCTCTTGGCTTGTGGGAACTTGTTTTTACAGGGATAGGTATAATTCTGGGCGCAGGTATATACGTAATCATAGGTCCTGCTGCAGGCATGGCAGGTAACGCTCTTTGGTGCTCGTTTCTTATTGCCGCGATTGTTTCATTGTTTACCGGATTAAGTTATGCCGAACTGTCTTCAAGAATGCCGAAGGCCGGCGGTGAATACGTTTACACTGAGAGAGCATTCAACAAAAGATTAGCGTTTATCGTAGGATGGTTAATGGTCGTTAGCGGTATAATAGCAGCATCTACCGTGTCTCTTGGTTTCTCAGGATACCTGAACGCATTCTTTAATACAGATGTGGTACTGACATCGATCCTGTTGCTGTTTTTTCTCAGCATGATACTTATCTACGGTGTAAAGGAATCTGCATGGTTCGGTATAGTGTGCTCTTTGATAGAAGCGGGAGGTCTGGTGATAATCATACTGTTCGGTTTGCCGTATTTCGGTTCTGTTGATTACCTTGAATTCCCTGACGTTACGGGTTTGCTTAGCGCAGCGGCATTGGTCTTCTTCGCTTTCCTGGGGTTTGAAGAGATGGTCAACATGGCTGAGGAGGTTAAAGATCCTGTGAAAACGATGCCGAAAGCGATAATACTGGCCATCGTGATCACTACCCTACTGTACATCTTGGTCGCTGTATCGTCCGTTAGTGTTTTGGGTTGGGAGAAACTGAGCGTGTCGCAGGCACCTTTGGCAGACGTTGCATGGGTATTCTTCGGTGATGTATCGCATACATTGTTAGGCATTATTGGATTGTTCGCTACTGCTAACACTGTTCTTCTCGTGCTGTTGGGTACATCAAGGTTGGTCTACGGTATGGCTGAAGGCGGTATGCTGCCAAAGAGTTTAGCATCCGTTCATAAGAGCAGACGGACACCGTGGGTTGCCATAATTTCCCTGATGATAATATCTATGCTGTTTGTGCTGATCGGTAATATCAAAACCGTGGCCAGTCTCACTAACGCCACGATCCTGTTAGTGTTCATCGTGATCAATCTATCGGTGATAGTGATAAGATATAAAGAGAGATCGAGCAGAGCAGCCGAACATAAATTCTTCATGACACCGGTGAACATGAGATGGTTCCCTGTCATTCCTTTCCTAGGATTTTTAACATGTCTGGTCTTACTGGTTAACATAGAATTAAACTTGGTGTTTTTTTCAGTGTTGCTCGCTGTTCCGGGATTGGTGTTGTACGAACTGCTTAAGAAATAAGAAAGAATGAACGGTCGTAAAACCAACGACCGTGACTCTTTGGAATCTTTCTTGATTCTGATTTACGTTTTATTGAGCACCCAATCTATTATCAGACCGTAGACCCCGCCGAACAGTCCGAACCCGAGAGCTCCGGAAACACCGTACGGAAGAGCCATGCTTATACTGACCAGAAACCCTATCACGAACCCGCGACATCCCACGAAGAACCATTTCTTCCGGTCACTCAACAGACCGATCAGACCGCCCGCCAAGGTTCGTGTGTAAACGGTGTCGATTAACACGAGAGCGGTAAGCGGTACAGGTTTTCTCACGGTTGCCATACCCGCACATATCAAACCGAAGAACAAACCCAACACTACACCCGTAACCGTCTTCTTCATCCTAACATCCATATTCATCCACCTCCGTTATCTATGTCTACACCTCAATGTTGGTCCTGACCCGGACCGTTCTCCTCCTTGAACGTGTTAAGTTATATATTTTATTCTTGATTGTTCGGTAATCCTTAAATTTCTTCATCTTCAGATAGATAAAGGAATGATAGAATCTACCGACACACAGTTTAAACATGGATGTCTCCGACCGAAA
This is a stretch of genomic DNA from Candidatus Micrarchaeota archaeon. It encodes these proteins:
- a CDS encoding amino acid permease; amino-acid sequence: MNRKGKRTTGKTKLKRALGLWELVFTGIGIILGAGIYVIIGPAAGMAGNALWCSFLIAAIVSLFTGLSYAELSSRMPKAGGEYVYTERAFNKRLAFIVGWLMVVSGIIAASTVSLGFSGYLNAFFNTDVVLTSILLLFFLSMILIYGVKESAWFGIVCSLIEAGGLVIIILFGLPYFGSVDYLEFPDVTGLLSAAALVFFAFLGFEEMVNMAEEVKDPVKTMPKAIILAIVITTLLYILVAVSSVSVLGWEKLSVSQAPLADVAWVFFGDVSHTLLGIIGLFATANTVLLVLLGTSRLVYGMAEGGMLPKSLASVHKSRRTPWVAIISLMIISMLFVLIGNIKTVASLTNATILLVFIVINLSVIVIRYKERSSRAAEHKFFMTPVNMRWFPVIPFLGFLTCLVLLVNIELNLVFFSVLLAVPGLVLYELLKK